Part of the Chloroflexota bacterium genome is shown below.
CAAACCTTGGCTTTTCGCAGCCCGATTTATATTGGCGATACGGTCACGGCCTATGCCGAAATCAAAAGCCTGCGCGACGATAAACCAATTGCCACATTAATCACTCAATTACTGAATGAAGAAGCCAAAATCTTGATTGAGGGCGAGGCGATTGTGCTGCTGCCAAGCTAAAATCAAGCACCAACCAAGCCGACAGCCGCTCAAATTGGGGCGGTTTTTTCATGCTTGACAGCTAGTTTCGATCATCGCTATGCTTTGGCTGAATTTAATCTGATCGTGAGCAACCAATGCCTAAATTTTTGCACAAATTTGCCCAACCACGCCTGATTTGGCTAGCCTTTGGTATAGCCATGACCCAATTGTTGATTAGCAATCTGTTGGCGAGCCTATTTCATTCGTGGACTGGAGGCTATGGCTTGTTGGATTTGGGCGGTGGCGCGAACGCATTTTCAGCCAAATCTAGCGTTACGCCCGAACTAGCCTATCAATTAATCAGCAATTATGGCGAACAGCGCAGCAGCCATGTGTGGCTGATTGTGCCCGACATGCTGTTACCGATTGGGGTTTGGCTCTTTTTTGGGCTAGCGTTGCTGCGGCTGACTCGTGATGCTCAAGGTTGGCAACGTTGGCTACCAGCCTTGGCGAGCCTCTATTTCTGCGCCGATTATGCTGAGAATATTTGCGAAGCTCTGATGTTATTGCAATATCCAACCCAATTGCCAACTGTGGCAATGCTCTGGACTTGGTGTTTTACGCTCAAAAATCTTGCCGTTGGTTTAAATATTGGGGCAATCTTGCTGTTATTCCTGTGGCGCTGGCGACGAGCTAAATCAGATTAAACGAAAAAGGCCCGCAGCTTGATTGCGGGCCTTGGGCTAGCAGGAAAGTCTATTCAGCGGCGCGGCTGCCTAATTGTTCATTGAGCAAGAACAACGCACCTGGGTGATCGCCAGCCATTTTGAGCTTTTCGACCACATCCGAGGCACTCTTTTCTTCCTCGACTTGCTCGGTAATAAACCATTGCAAGTGAATTTGGGTGGCATGATCGTTTTCTTTGATCGCCAGATCGTAGAGCGAGTTGATCAACGCAGTAACTCGTTGTTCGTGATGCAAAGCCATTTCAAACACTTCAAGCGACGAATTGAAGCTTGATTGAGGCTGGGCCATAGCTTGCAGCACAGCACGGCCACCACGATCGTGCAGATAATCGAACAGCTTCATGGCGTGCACGGTTTCTTCTTCGTACTGCAGGCGCATCCAATGAGCAAAGCCACTTAAATTAACCGACTCGAAGTAGGCCGACATTGAGAGATACAGGTAGGCCGACTCAAATTCATGCTTGATTTGGTCGTTAATCGCGGCTTCAATGGTTGGATTAATCATACGCTGCGAACTCCTTCGCTATGAAGACCTCTGCTAATGTGGGTAGTTTAGGCTATCTAGCGCCGAAAAACAAGGGCTTAGCCAGCTGTATTTGATCCACGAAGGACACGAAGTGCACGAAGAATGGAACCACGAAGCACGCGAAGACCGTGAAGGATGTGAATATCCAGCTTCCCGACCCCCGATCCCTAGCCCCTGACCCCTAATGACTATGTTCTCTGCTGTATGTTCTTTGCTCTAAACTTTCATCCTTCATCCTTTTATCAGATGAGCCTCAGTTGCGAGCCATGGCCTGAAATGTGATTAACCGCTAGAGTAAGGGTGTATCTGAAGGAGGATTCAATGCGTTCTTTGAAATATATGAGTTTGGCGTTATTGCTAGTAGCCTGCGGTGGCCAAAGCCCAACAACGACCACTCCAGCAGCAACGACCAATTTACCAGCCCAAGCCACCGCCACCATCCAAACTGGCTCGGCAGCAACGAGCATTCCCACAACCGCGCCGCAAGCGACGGTTGCCACGGCTAATCAAATTAACTTGAGTGCGCCGCCCGCCGATGCCGTGCTAACCGATTCGGTGCGCGTGGCAGGCACAATCGTGTTCACGCCATTCGAAAAAACCTTGCGCCTCGTGATTCAAACCAACGACGGCAATATTCTGTATGAGGGGCCAATTAATACCACTGGCGAATATGGCAGCAGCGCAACCTTCGATGTGACCGTGCCAATCGTCGCAGCAGCAAGTGGTCCAGGTGTAATCAAGGTGATCGAAGATGATATGAGCGGCGAATTGCCCTATCGCACAATTGCCGAACAACCAGTCCAATTTAGCTCAACTTCTGCCGAGCCAAGCCCTGCCGAGCCAAGAATTTTGATCGAATTGACTGAGCCAGCGATGCATGCTGTCGTTGGTAATCCATTGAATTTCAAAGGCACGCTCTCGGCAATGCCTTTTGAAAAAAATGTGGTGATCGAAGTCTATGATAGTGAATTGCATTTGCTCGGCCAGACCAGCGTGATTGCTGATGGCGAATATGGCTCAGCCGGAACATTCAGCGGCAGTATCAATTTTCAAGCACCTTTGAGCAGCCGCATCGGTCGGATTGTAGCCTATACAACATCGCCCAAAGATGGTTCAGTCGTTGGGCGTGACGAAGCAACTCTGACGTTGCCTGCTTGGAATGGCACAGGCGCATATTTGGCCCAACCTGCGCCCGAAACCAGTGCCTTCTTGCCACTGCATGTTGAAGCAGTCGGTTTGAACAGCGATAATTACACCGTGCGTTTGCGCTACGCCGACGGCACCCTGTTGGAAAACAAGACCCAAGCCTACAACGGTTATTTGGCGTTGAGTTTGATGTGGGACAAAAATCCACCCATTTTACCCAACCAAGGCGCAATTTTAGAGTTGGTCAAGGCTGATGGCACGGTTGAATTAAGCCAAAATCTGTATATGCAAGATCTGACCAGCCAACCGACCACGAGCGTCGAAGTCTCTTGGTTAGCTGGCGAAGGCTCAATCAACGGGGTTCGAACCTTACCAAAAACCTCAAGTGTCGCTAGCGCTGCCCTACGTGAATTGGTTTGGGGGCCAGTTGGTGAAGATTCAGCCTATAGCACAGCGATTCCTAGCCCCAAAATTATTGCCGATTACACTGGTGATAAAACCGGCTGGACTGGGCGGGTGCATCTACGCTCAGTGCGGATCGAAGGCGATACCGCCTACGTCGATTGGAGTCGCGAAATGCGAGCATGGGGCGGCGGGTCAATGCTACTTGAATCACTACAAGCTCAAGTGGACCTAACGCTCAAGCAATTTCCCCAAGTCAAAAATGTCGTTATGACCGTTGAAGGCAGTGAAGAAGTGCTCCAACCTTAAATTCTCGCTCCCCTAGTGAGGTTTAAACGCGCACAGGTTGACGACTGGATATCAATTCATATTCCCAGTCGTCAACCACCTGTCGCCGCTTGAGCCGATATATGCAATCGCTAGCCATTTGGCGAAATTCAGGCCTAAAGGTTTGTGGTGTTGGTAAGCTATATTCAGCTTCTCAGATCATGCTTTATTCATTTATAATAGCTGATCAAGCTCGGCTAGCATTGCCACTCGTGCGGTTGCGGGCAAACCTGCGGCAATATGACTTTGGGCAATCGCAGTTAATTCAGGCCCGCATTCAGCCGCAGTAAGCGCCCGAAAGCCCAAACGCGCATAAAACAGGGCATTCCAAGCAATATCGTTGAAGGTCAATAAGCTCATGTGGCGATAACCCTGTTGTTTGCCCCATGCTGCCACAGCCTTAATCAACCCTCTGCCTACGCCACGCTGCCCATGATCGGGGTGGACATCCAGTTCGCTTAGATAAACCTCGCCATCGACGATTCTCGCCAACGCAAAGCCTACAGGCGTAGCATCAGCATCAATGGCAACCCACACGCCATCCCGATCAACATAAGCTTGCAAATCGTCGATGGTTGCTGGTGGCCAGGCGGCGATAAAGGCATGCTGGGTGGGCAAAAAAAGCTGGGCGGCGGCAACTTCAATCGCTGGCAACAAGCTTAATTCAGCCTGAGTTGGCCGACGAATTGTATAATTTGGCTGCATTAACCTACCTCACAAACGTATGCTAGCAATTGCCAAGGCTAAAAAAACTCCCTTGGCCTATTGACCAAAGGAGTGAGACCCACTTCAGATTTAGGCTGTTGGTGGGCGCAGATAGGTGCGATCGGGCAAGCTGGCTAGCTCACTTTCCTCATTTTCAGCATCATCTTCTAAAACAGGCATAGGTGCTTGAAAGCGATGCAAGGCTTCGAGCACTTTGCTGACATTCTGCATCAAATCGCGAATTTCTTGGCGTAGCTCGTGTTCTTCGTGCAATGCTTCGCCAAAAGGCCACGATTGACGGCCAGTGACCGTGCCAACAAAGGCCATATATTCGCCAGTGAAATGCAATTGCACATCAATATCGAGCGGCTGAAAATCAAAGGTTTTTTCTTTAGTTGCGGTCTGAATTGCTTCGGTCAATTGGGGAATATTGACCACATTGAAGCGCTGTTCTTCAGTTAATGGAATGGCATAGGTCAGATCAAAATCGAGATCAACGTTGTAGGCACAGCCTTCAATCGCGTGCAAACATGGCTCATCACTATCATGATAGAGCGCACAAATTGCATCGCTGCCCATCACTGAAATAGCCGTAAGCGCCGCATCCCAAGTAAAACTAATCGTCGCGACCACATGTTCCATATGTTGATCGCGCTGCTTGGCAGGTTGGCAACTAATGCTCAACGTCCGCGCTAAAGAATGCGGATCTAGCTGTTCCTGCGAAAATTGAATCGCCAAACCTGCTCGCTCCGCCTCGCTAATTAATACCGTAACCACCGCTTCATACGTTAACATCTTCGCTCCTTTCAGCGAGGCTTGTTTCGTTCATGGTCATTATAGCACTCTCGACCATGAGCAAAGGGGCTAGAGTTGCTCAATTAACGTCACATAGGGGCCATAACAGCCCCTAGCAGCAAAAGCTCCCGTTACTGGAAACCTCTAAATATCGCAACCTTGGGTTAATGTTTGAATCAGCACTGTCGCTGGGCCGCTTGCTTGCAAATAGCCACTATTCAAGCGCCAGATGTCGGCTCGCTGACTTGCCCCATAACAGCCAACCCACATGGCCTTGGTATCAGCCAAGATAATTGTCTGCAAAAAGGCCGCCGCCTCGGTTTCAACTGGCGTTACATTGACATAGACGCTCAGTTGGTTGCTTTGGCGTAAGTTATCGGGCACGCTTGGCAAGGTTCCTTCAACCCACGTTTCAGCCGTTTTAGCTTGATCATCCTGAGCTAAGCCAGCGTAATAGCCAAACAATACCTCAGGAATTGTGGTTTGCTGGCTAAGCGCTAGTTGCTCAAGTGGCGTGCCACATTCCCGCGCCTGCTGATCAAGCACTCCCAACACATCATTGGTGGTGGTTGGTATGGAGTTGCTTGAGCTTAATTGCCATGGGCTATTGACATCAGCCCGGGTTGCGAGATAGCAAGCAGTATCCGCCCGCGCACCACCATCGCTCATCCCCAACAACACAATCCCTGCCATGCGTGCTTCGGTTTGGCTTGCGTTGTAGGTTGGCGCAGTCACCAAGCCTACCACTAAATCGATGCCAAAGAAACTCGCGCTAAACCCGCCTTGATCAATGCCGCCTGGTGGAGTCGCCCAATAGCGATAGGCCCGTTCATACTCGCCACGATTGAGCGCATTGATCAGCGAGCGAAAGAGCTTAACTGGCGTTGTTTGATCATCAAAGGCATTGGGTTGAGGCAGCGTATCTAGCGGAGTTGCCGCGCTCGTCGTTGGGCTGGCCACCGCCGGAGTTGCCTCGCTCGTCGTTGGGCTGGCCACCGCTAGCGCTTGGGTTGGGCTAGCCTCAGGTTGCACAGGAACCCCAACGGTTGGCGCTGGAACTTGATTAGCGCAACCAGCCAAAACCAGCAGCGCCAGCAACCACCCGCGCCGTAAAAAGACCTTCATCGATCAAACTCCTTTATTTTTTCCAGGTCGTTTTGCTTTGCCAGTCGCTACGAGCCAAAGGCTTGGGAGTAACCGCAGGCTTGCCAACATACAAAAATCCCAACAGTTTGGTTGGAGCTTCAAAACCCACAGTTTTGGCAACAATCTCGTGCGTGCCAATCGGGCCACTCGACCATTTAGCAGCTAAACCAAGATGCGCCGCCATGAGGTGGGCATTTTGTACAGCCATGGCGACGGCAGCCAATTCTTCCCATTCGGGATTTTTGGGCTGTGGCTGCATGCCCAGGGCAATCCAAACCGGGGCCATCCAGACTTTATCGCGCTGTTTGGCCTCTTGAAATGGATCGCCTTGAGCGGCTGCAACCAGCGCCGCGCCTAATTCGGCACGAGCTTCGCCGCTATAAACCACAAAGCGCCAAGGCTCAGTCACACCATGGCTGGGAGCCAAGGTTGCTGCCTGTAGAATTAATTCAATTGCCGAGCGCTCGATTGGCTCAGGCGAAACTTCTTTCAAGCCATATGATCGGCGTTGGGCTAAAAAGGCCAAAACTTCGTTGCTGGTTGCCATTACCAAACCTCACGAACTAAAATCAGTTACTGTAAAGAGTAGCATGAATCAGCGATCATGCGATTTCCAGCCAAAGGCTTGGGCTTCCCAACTCAGCAAATCACCCTCAATATGCTCCTGACAACCAAGTTGCTCGAGCATCAACATAATTTGGGCACGATGATGCATGCTATGGGTAATTAAATGGCCGATCGTGCCGCCATAAGTTTTTTGAACTGGCGGATCATCCAATACATCAGCATACACAGCATCCCAGCGTTGCTCACGGCTGATCGTGCGGGCAATTGCGGCAAAATCGCGGCCTGCATTACTCAAGCGTTGCAGTAAGCCCTCAATTGAGGTATCGGTTAGATCGCGCACAGGCCGTTCGGCCATGAGATCGCACCAACTCTCCATGTTTTCGATGATATGCTCAAAACACTCGCGTAAACTCCGCTGATCGATTGCAAATTGCTGATCAAGTTGGGCTGGGCTGAGGCTTTGCGCTTGCAGTAATAATTGGCGGGTCGTCCACACATCATGGCCAAGCAAACGATCTAACAAATCCATCGCGCATCCTTATTAACTAAAATTATCCGAATCAAAAGTATCCAGCTACCAAACTTCACCCTCGCGCCATTCGGCTGAGATCGGTGCATCCAGATCGAGCAGACCGGTTTTGGGCAAACGTAAAATCATCACTTCCTCACCTGGAGTTGGCTCAATCCCTTGCTCGGTGCGAATCGACAACGGCCCGCGCCAGAGTTCCCAACCAAGTCGCTGATAAAACGCCGCATCCGATGGGCTAAGCGCGGCTAGCTCAAAATCGTTGATCGCCTTGGCTAAATGACGCAAGACGTGGCTGGCATAGCCCTTTTTCTGATGATCGGGATGGGTGGCGACGGCTTCGATATAGGCAGTACGGCGGGGAGCTTCGTCGCCAATTTGCAACCAGCGCTCAACCCACATCGCATGGCTAACTAGCGCTGAGTCAAGCCAACCCAAGACATGAACTGGATTTTCATAAATCAGCGATGAAGAAAAATCTTCTTCATAGGCCAAACTACACAGTTCTAAAATCGCCTGTGCTTCATCAGTGGTTAAATCGGCACTTTTGCAAATTTGCAGGGTTAATTCGCCAGCCATTGCAGCATCCTTCCAAATCAAAAAAGCCTAGGCAAGCCTAGCATAGCCTGAGCAAATTGGCGTGC
Proteins encoded:
- a CDS encoding GNAT family N-acetyltransferase; the protein is MQPNYTIRRPTQAELSLLPAIEVAAAQLFLPTQHAFIAAWPPATIDDLQAYVDRDGVWVAIDADATPVGFALARIVDGEVYLSELDVHPDHGQRGVGRGLIKAVAAWGKQQGYRHMSLLTFNDIAWNALFYARLGFRALTAAECGPELTAIAQSHIAAGLPATARVAMLAELDQLL
- a CDS encoding nitroreductase: MATSNEVLAFLAQRRSYGLKEVSPEPIERSAIELILQAATLAPSHGVTEPWRFVVYSGEARAELGAALVAAAQGDPFQEAKQRDKVWMAPVWIALGMQPQPKNPEWEELAAVAMAVQNAHLMAAHLGLAAKWSSGPIGTHEIVAKTVGFEAPTKLLGFLYVGKPAVTPKPLARSDWQSKTTWKK
- a CDS encoding DinB family protein, which codes for MDLLDRLLGHDVWTTRQLLLQAQSLSPAQLDQQFAIDQRSLRECFEHIIENMESWCDLMAERPVRDLTDTSIEGLLQRLSNAGRDFAAIARTISREQRWDAVYADVLDDPPVQKTYGGTIGHLITHSMHHRAQIMLMLEQLGCQEHIEGDLLSWEAQAFGWKSHDR
- a CDS encoding GerMN domain-containing protein, which encodes MRSLKYMSLALLLVACGGQSPTTTTPAATTNLPAQATATIQTGSAATSIPTTAPQATVATANQINLSAPPADAVLTDSVRVAGTIVFTPFEKTLRLVIQTNDGNILYEGPINTTGEYGSSATFDVTVPIVAAASGPGVIKVIEDDMSGELPYRTIAEQPVQFSSTSAEPSPAEPRILIELTEPAMHAVVGNPLNFKGTLSAMPFEKNVVIEVYDSELHLLGQTSVIADGEYGSAGTFSGSINFQAPLSSRIGRIVAYTTSPKDGSVVGRDEATLTLPAWNGTGAYLAQPAPETSAFLPLHVEAVGLNSDNYTVRLRYADGTLLENKTQAYNGYLALSLMWDKNPPILPNQGAILELVKADGTVELSQNLYMQDLTSQPTTSVEVSWLAGEGSINGVRTLPKTSSVASAALRELVWGPVGEDSAYSTAIPSPKIIADYTGDKTGWTGRVHLRSVRIEGDTAYVDWSREMRAWGGGSMLLESLQAQVDLTLKQFPQVKNVVMTVEGSEEVLQP
- a CDS encoding ferritin, translated to MINPTIEAAINDQIKHEFESAYLYLSMSAYFESVNLSGFAHWMRLQYEEETVHAMKLFDYLHDRGGRAVLQAMAQPQSSFNSSLEVFEMALHHEQRVTALINSLYDLAIKENDHATQIHLQWFITEQVEEEKSASDVVEKLKMAGDHPGALFLLNEQLGSRAAE
- a CDS encoding GNAT family N-acetyltransferase encodes the protein MAGELTLQICKSADLTTDEAQAILELCSLAYEEDFSSSLIYENPVHVLGWLDSALVSHAMWVERWLQIGDEAPRRTAYIEAVATHPDHQKKGYASHVLRHLAKAINDFELAALSPSDAAFYQRLGWELWRGPLSIRTEQGIEPTPGEEVMILRLPKTGLLDLDAPISAEWREGEVW